The following proteins are encoded in a genomic region of Lactiplantibacillus plantarum:
- a CDS encoding restriction endonuclease: protein MSYKRWNVEKAIVLALRELGGTASRKIIRQTIATNEYVNLKYEDVYDTKVSARTGRAYNPFLYDFNFGLKNLLTVGYISSMEWGKEISLTSIGRTAELSNYPTSEQTQLVTNYWNQKTRERVHRKLTAMQESDDKLADRDEDLVVIDDPESRQDADESQWKSDLIECLKKFNSGKFENFSRALISKMGVTIDKNRGVVRSADHGIDGFGYFKSDEFRTSRVAIQCKRYTQDQVSEPEIDKFKGVMDSFNAEYGIFVTTSHFTNRAKAKAMQGNNTVTLIDGQELADLVEKYELQITPIKTYTLNAYYYEQD from the coding sequence ATGAGTTATAAGCGTTGGAATGTAGAGAAGGCAATCGTTTTAGCACTACGGGAACTTGGTGGAACAGCCTCACGAAAAATAATACGCCAGACAATTGCTACAAATGAATATGTTAATCTGAAGTATGAGGATGTCTATGATACTAAAGTCAGTGCACGGACCGGAAGAGCGTATAATCCCTTCCTATACGATTTCAACTTTGGGTTAAAAAACCTACTTACAGTTGGCTATATTAGTTCCATGGAATGGGGAAAGGAAATTTCACTGACAAGTATCGGCAGAACTGCTGAATTATCAAATTATCCGACCTCTGAACAAACCCAACTAGTTACGAACTATTGGAATCAAAAGACACGTGAAAGAGTACATCGGAAATTAACAGCAATGCAGGAATCTGATGACAAGTTGGCAGATAGGGATGAGGATCTGGTCGTAATCGATGATCCAGAGTCGCGACAAGATGCAGATGAATCACAATGGAAGAGTGATTTAATTGAATGTTTAAAAAAATTCAATTCTGGAAAGTTTGAAAACTTTTCGCGAGCATTGATTTCAAAAATGGGTGTGACCATTGATAAAAATCGTGGTGTGGTACGTTCAGCTGATCACGGTATCGATGGCTTTGGCTATTTTAAATCCGACGAGTTTCGTACTAGCCGGGTGGCAATACAGTGCAAACGGTATACGCAGGACCAGGTATCCGAACCTGAAATTGATAAATTTAAGGGCGTCATGGATAGTTTTAATGCTGAATATGGTATCTTTGTGACAACTAGTCATTTCACTAACCGAGCTAAAGCTAAGGCGATGCAGGGAAATAATACGGTAACACTAATTGATGGTCAGGAGTTAGCTGATTTAGTTGAAAAATATGAATTACAGATTACCCCTATTAAAACATATACTTTAAATGCATATTATTATGAACAAGATTGA
- a CDS encoding ribonuclease HII: MPERTIADFKRLLADQPTAALLAAAQADPRKGVQQAYQHYLRQAEKQAALVTRFNQHMRLERDFWAHGGQYVAGIDEVGRGPLAGPVVTAAVVLDDHFDLLEVNDSKQLTAKKRAALMPRILEEAVAVGIGVADAQQIDQLNIYEATRVAMAQAVRNLSVRPTRLLVDAMQVPVPIEQTRLIKGDAKSASISAASIVAKVVRDHLMTMYDQVYPGYDFADNMGYGTAKHLAGLASLGATPIHRQSFSPVRNAKRV, from the coding sequence ATGCCTGAACGAACGATTGCGGATTTTAAACGGCTACTGGCTGACCAACCAACGGCAGCGCTTCTAGCCGCGGCTCAAGCCGATCCTCGCAAGGGCGTACAACAGGCTTATCAACACTATTTGCGACAAGCTGAAAAACAGGCGGCGTTAGTGACACGGTTTAATCAACATATGCGTTTAGAACGGGATTTTTGGGCCCACGGCGGACAATACGTTGCTGGGATCGATGAAGTTGGTCGCGGCCCGTTAGCTGGACCAGTCGTAACTGCCGCTGTAGTCTTGGACGATCATTTTGATTTGCTAGAAGTCAATGATTCAAAGCAATTAACCGCTAAGAAACGGGCGGCCCTGATGCCACGGATCCTAGAAGAAGCGGTTGCCGTGGGAATCGGCGTTGCGGATGCCCAACAAATTGATCAATTAAACATTTATGAGGCGACCCGAGTCGCAATGGCCCAAGCCGTCCGTAACCTGTCCGTCCGGCCAACACGTTTACTAGTTGATGCGATGCAGGTGCCGGTACCAATTGAACAGACCCGTCTAATCAAGGGCGATGCGAAAAGCGCGAGCATCTCGGCGGCTAGTATTGTCGCCAAAGTCGTCCGGGATCACTTAATGACAATGTATGATCAAGTGTATCCCGGGTACGACTTTGCTGATAATATGGGCTACGGGACTGCTAAGCATTTGGCCGGGTTGGCCAGTCTCGGCGCTACGCCGATTCATCGCCAATCTTTTTCACCGGTTCGAAATGCTAAGCGGGTCTAA
- the dprA gene encoding DNA-processing protein DprA, giving the protein MQLRSLLIRLHLAHGIGYAGMVRVLQHCRQVQTVVTDPRRLGKLAHLTASQQGRFTADWQSMAFQQRLKRHAQLDILTILDDDYPPALLEAYQPPLVLFLRGQRALLTTRQLAVVGARQATSYAERVTTQLLAPLATAKLTIVSGLAKGADGFAHRTALRFNLPTIGVIGTGLDISYPRQHRDLQQQISQVGLLISEYPLGVGPEPYHFVARNRIIAGLCQTVIVVEAQAHSGSLITANIALQNNRNVLAVPGPIDAPFSVGCNQLIVAGAKPVLNSRHIIEEFLPKI; this is encoded by the coding sequence ATGCAATTAAGAAGTTTATTGATTCGATTACATTTAGCGCACGGCATCGGGTATGCCGGGATGGTACGCGTGTTACAACACTGTCGGCAGGTTCAGACGGTCGTCACTGATCCCCGCCGATTAGGTAAGTTGGCCCATTTAACTGCTAGTCAGCAGGGGCGTTTTACCGCTGATTGGCAAAGTATGGCGTTTCAACAGCGACTAAAACGCCATGCGCAGCTTGATATTTTAACAATCTTGGATGATGATTACCCACCGGCCTTATTAGAAGCCTATCAACCACCATTAGTGTTGTTTTTGCGCGGGCAGCGTGCGTTACTAACGACACGTCAACTTGCGGTTGTTGGTGCTCGGCAGGCCACATCGTATGCGGAACGGGTCACGACGCAATTATTGGCACCGTTAGCAACGGCAAAGTTGACCATTGTCAGTGGACTAGCGAAGGGAGCCGATGGTTTTGCACATCGGACCGCCCTTCGTTTTAACTTACCGACAATCGGGGTGATTGGGACCGGGCTGGATATTAGTTACCCCCGTCAACACCGTGACCTACAGCAGCAAATTAGTCAGGTCGGTTTACTAATCAGTGAGTACCCGCTGGGGGTGGGTCCGGAACCATACCACTTCGTTGCTCGTAACCGGATTATTGCCGGGCTGTGCCAAACGGTTATCGTGGTCGAGGCGCAGGCCCATTCTGGGAGTCTGATCACTGCTAATATCGCGTTACAAAACAATCGCAACGTTCTGGCGGTACCTGGACCAATTGATGCACCATTTTCAGTTGGGTGCAATCAATTGATCGTTGCGGGGGCCAAACCAGTCTTAAATTCGCGACATATAATAGAAGAGTTTTTACCAAAAATTTGA
- the ylqF gene encoding ribosome biogenesis GTPase YlqF — translation MANIQWYPGHMAKAIHQIQDNLHLVDIVFELVDARIPVASRNPEIEKTVQQKPHLLIMTKKDLADPQATADWVKYYEDQGQVAIAVDSRSRTIGKQMTQAASDMLADKLAKIAARGITNRPIRAVCVGIPNVGKSTLLNHIVNKKIAKVGDRPGVTKGQQWLKASNKLELLDTPGILWPKFEDQVVGTKLAVTGAIKENIYPNDDVALFALDFFKQHYAARLVDRYHLTAEQLALPNPELLIAMTKNAGMRDDWERFCVAFLLDIRKGRLGRFTLDLTGDQPDA, via the coding sequence ATGGCAAATATTCAATGGTACCCAGGTCACATGGCCAAGGCGATTCATCAAATTCAGGACAATTTACATTTAGTTGATATTGTTTTTGAATTGGTCGACGCCCGGATCCCAGTGGCTTCCCGGAATCCAGAAATTGAAAAAACGGTCCAACAAAAACCACACCTCTTAATTATGACCAAGAAGGACTTGGCAGATCCCCAAGCGACAGCTGACTGGGTCAAGTATTACGAAGACCAGGGTCAAGTTGCGATCGCGGTCGATTCACGTAGCCGTACGATTGGTAAGCAAATGACGCAAGCGGCTAGTGACATGTTAGCTGACAAGTTAGCAAAAATTGCGGCCCGTGGCATTACTAATCGGCCAATCCGCGCAGTTTGTGTCGGTATCCCCAACGTTGGTAAATCGACCTTATTAAACCATATTGTCAATAAAAAAATTGCCAAAGTCGGTGATCGTCCGGGCGTTACCAAGGGCCAACAGTGGCTCAAAGCGTCCAATAAATTGGAATTACTCGACACCCCAGGGATTTTATGGCCGAAGTTTGAAGACCAAGTCGTTGGTACCAAGCTGGCCGTCACGGGTGCGATTAAGGAAAATATCTATCCTAACGATGACGTCGCTTTGTTTGCCTTGGACTTCTTCAAGCAGCACTACGCGGCACGCTTAGTCGATCGTTATCATTTGACGGCTGAGCAGTTGGCCTTACCAAATCCGGAATTACTGATTGCGATGACGAAAAATGCGGGGATGCGCGATGACTGGGAACGTTTCTGCGTGGCCTTCCTCTTAGATATTCGCAAGGGCCGGCTCGGTCGTTTTACGCTCGACTTAACGGGGGATCAACCCGATGCCTGA
- a CDS encoding cobalamin-independent methionine synthase II family protein — protein sequence MTKTHFQLVGSLLRPASLLTYKNQIEHRDDIQYPFYEALPGYQAAETAAVKTVIATEKAHGIDVLTDGEYTKSMWHLDFIWGFSGVRRFIADEGYNFRDHDGSDFETRKDIGIEITAPLSGKHHHFIDIYQQLKSQADGNDVKLTIWSPAHAFVEFGYIDKLYGPDQIYKTVDDLHAGLLGAYKEFLTDYQAAGGKIIQFDDCLWEVFASDNQQSPFGAGNGSLQELADVAVNTNNELVDFGHQLGLKVWTHNCRGNYESRHFAEGSYNTIAKKFLHDQHYDRFFLEWDDDRAGDLSALKVLEDRPNVEVVLGLLSSKTNTLDDEDRALRLLTQASQILNKNQLYLSHQCGFASCDSGNELTAAQQWAKIDQGQKIAAKFWD from the coding sequence ATGACAAAAACACATTTCCAATTGGTCGGCTCACTCTTACGCCCGGCTAGTTTACTTACTTATAAAAATCAAATCGAACATCGTGACGATATTCAATACCCATTTTATGAGGCTTTGCCGGGCTACCAGGCTGCCGAAACAGCGGCAGTGAAGACGGTGATTGCCACCGAAAAGGCGCATGGGATTGATGTGCTAACGGATGGCGAATATACGAAGTCAATGTGGCATTTGGATTTTATTTGGGGGTTTAGTGGTGTTCGGCGGTTCATTGCGGATGAAGGTTATAATTTTCGCGATCATGACGGCAGTGATTTTGAAACACGTAAAGATATTGGCATTGAAATCACAGCACCACTGTCTGGCAAGCATCATCATTTTATCGATATTTATCAGCAACTTAAGTCACAAGCCGATGGTAATGACGTTAAATTAACGATCTGGAGTCCCGCACACGCCTTTGTTGAGTTTGGATACATCGATAAGCTATATGGCCCTGACCAGATTTACAAAACTGTTGATGACTTGCATGCAGGCTTGCTCGGGGCGTATAAAGAATTCTTAACGGATTATCAAGCTGCGGGTGGCAAAATCATCCAATTCGATGACTGCTTGTGGGAAGTGTTTGCCAGTGATAATCAGCAAAGTCCCTTTGGTGCTGGAAATGGCAGTCTCCAAGAATTAGCTGATGTGGCCGTCAACACCAATAATGAGTTAGTTGATTTTGGCCATCAATTAGGGTTGAAAGTTTGGACGCATAATTGTCGTGGTAACTATGAAAGTCGGCACTTTGCAGAAGGTAGTTACAATACGATTGCTAAGAAATTCCTGCATGACCAACACTACGACCGTTTCTTCCTTGAATGGGACGATGACCGCGCCGGTGATCTTTCAGCGCTCAAGGTACTTGAGGACCGGCCGAATGTGGAAGTCGTCTTGGGCCTGTTATCCAGTAAGACCAATACCTTAGATGATGAAGATCGCGCGTTACGGTTACTGACGCAAGCTAGTCAAATTTTGAATAAGAACCAGTTATATTTATCTCATCAATGCGGCTTCGCTTCGTGTGACTCAGGTAACGAGTTAACGGCGGCTCAGCAGTGGGCAAAGATTGATCAGGGACAAAAGATTGCAGCTAAATTCTGGGATTAA
- a CDS encoding LysR family transcriptional regulator, with protein MRIQQLRYLEKIATTGSINEAAKQLFISQPSLSQAMKELEKEYQVQLFYRHKTGITLTDAGREFINYSRSVLDQVNLLNEHFGQGTVRKRIFSVSAQHYAFVVNAFVELVKEIGGDTYQFTLRETETANVLNDVQTLKSELGVIYLNKFNQTVLSRLIADKDLSFVPLFEARPHVFVGRDNPLTHKQELTLDDLRDYPYLSYEQGDTSSFYFAEEILSTLPHKKHIRISDRATIFNLMVGLNGYTISSGIISSELNDEKIVAIPLKVDDAMTLGYLRHKKIELSATAQRYLTLLKQHIQGYGFDVFNNN; from the coding sequence ATGCGTATTCAACAATTGCGCTACTTAGAAAAAATTGCCACGACTGGCTCGATCAACGAGGCGGCCAAACAGTTATTTATCAGCCAACCCTCATTATCCCAAGCAATGAAAGAACTCGAAAAGGAATATCAAGTACAACTGTTTTATCGTCATAAAACGGGGATCACTTTGACGGATGCGGGCCGTGAATTCATTAACTATTCTCGCAGTGTCCTCGACCAAGTTAATTTACTCAACGAACATTTTGGTCAGGGAACCGTTCGCAAACGTATCTTTAGTGTCTCTGCGCAACACTATGCGTTTGTCGTGAACGCCTTTGTCGAATTAGTCAAGGAAATTGGTGGCGATACCTATCAGTTCACATTACGCGAGACTGAAACGGCCAACGTGCTCAATGACGTTCAGACTTTGAAAAGCGAGCTCGGCGTCATTTATCTTAATAAGTTCAATCAGACCGTGCTTAGCCGTTTGATTGCTGACAAAGACTTAAGCTTCGTACCGCTATTCGAGGCTCGCCCGCACGTTTTCGTCGGTCGTGATAACCCATTAACGCACAAGCAAGAACTGACTTTGGATGACCTACGAGACTATCCCTACCTCTCTTATGAGCAAGGCGATACGAGTTCCTTTTATTTTGCAGAAGAAATCCTCAGTACGCTGCCTCATAAAAAGCATATCCGCATCAGTGACCGGGCAACGATCTTCAACTTGATGGTGGGTTTAAATGGCTATACAATCAGTTCAGGCATCATCAGCAGCGAACTCAATGACGAAAAAATTGTGGCGATTCCACTAAAAGTGGATGATGCAATGACCCTTGGATACCTGCGCCATAAGAAAATCGAATTGAGCGCTACGGCCCAGCGCTATTTGACACTATTGAAACAGCACATTCAAGGATATGGCTTTGACGTTTTTAATAATAATTGA